One segment of [Limnothrix rosea] IAM M-220 DNA contains the following:
- a CDS encoding FtsK/SpoIIIE domain-containing protein codes for MSNTICFKLNTKSNNKSQSKNFGLFRLTAYEQLLNSLQSTYSDFSFSIRHLYNPSEEEKLKSFILISSGSNSPHTGSAQVLAGQLKGSLGRWYEVKEHKIELFDLFDWVGSISHLCKFGEFVNSNDLSTYVPHPLHLPKIFEYANDDDDFILLDFLEENESEKLIVDIVLSRDKSLEQNHTLSKAIKESNQILERNKSTKNIDKIYEYYQSHYLENPLFNYSIRALGANAIDTVAILTALNAILTQRNNNCKSLQLYSFDAGNFLFKDGLDAAHKAQAFTGFEWHGWNTEQGKNLENQHIKKTRKSKGLLSTWDDGSLDIPEPVLTFEESLQAVQEQKLLSSISDKNQSGIESKELVLRGSSALSKAHKAKIPTIANLKPLHHLTTYSEFSKFIRFFASCMPEQQQNACQFQDEEIFTKYRHLITKDTYIVGLDDNEEPVLSSWAEIPHRLIAGLPGSGKTNFLNWIVFQFLFVNPRRKIYISDFGGVDFQYLQDLNLNVEIVDELDDCVDFVEKIHQEEYERRLGLMKQYKVSNIKSLEQEGVDIDRTLWIIDEAADIADAQYKVKGTIEKRLKEYARKGRKYGIQVLYCTQRPTTEVVSKQVTDQCEEKNIFRVSPDASQRMLNDAIAGTITPDQRGRCWLDGHAGRMFVNVPKIEKPEGSTIAVEDTLWRHFIK; via the coding sequence TTGTCTAATACCATTTGCTTCAAGTTGAATACGAAGTCTAATAATAAGTCTCAATCGAAAAACTTCGGTTTATTTCGTCTGACTGCATATGAACAACTTCTTAATTCTCTTCAATCAACTTATTCTGATTTTTCCTTCTCTATTCGTCATTTATATAATCCTTCTGAAGAAGAAAAGCTTAAATCTTTTATACTAATCAGCTCAGGTTCTAACTCACCACATACTGGTAGTGCTCAAGTTTTAGCAGGTCAGTTAAAAGGAAGCTTAGGAAGATGGTACGAAGTAAAGGAACACAAGATTGAACTCTTTGATTTGTTTGATTGGGTCGGCTCTATCAGTCATTTATGTAAGTTTGGGGAATTTGTCAACTCTAATGATCTCTCTACATATGTTCCTCATCCATTACACTTGCCTAAAATATTTGAGTATGCAAATGACGATGATGATTTTATTTTATTAGATTTCCTAGAAGAAAATGAATCTGAGAAGTTGATTGTAGATATTGTCCTCTCCAGAGATAAAAGTTTAGAGCAGAATCATACTCTAAGTAAAGCAATTAAAGAATCCAATCAAATACTAGAACGAAATAAGTCAACAAAAAATATTGATAAAATTTACGAGTATTACCAGTCTCATTACTTAGAAAATCCCTTATTTAATTATAGTATTCGTGCACTTGGAGCAAATGCTATTGATACAGTTGCTATATTGACAGCATTAAATGCTATTCTTACGCAGAGAAATAACAACTGTAAAAGTTTACAGCTTTACTCATTTGATGCAGGAAATTTTCTTTTCAAAGATGGTTTAGATGCTGCACATAAGGCACAAGCTTTTACTGGATTCGAATGGCACGGTTGGAACACTGAACAAGGAAAGAACCTAGAAAACCAACATATTAAGAAAACGCGAAAATCGAAGGGGCTTTTATCTACTTGGGATGATGGATCATTAGATATACCAGAACCTGTTTTAACCTTTGAAGAATCCTTGCAGGCAGTTCAGGAACAGAAATTATTGTCGTCTATATCTGACAAAAATCAGAGTGGTATAGAATCGAAAGAGCTTGTTCTCCGAGGCAGCTCGGCATTATCTAAAGCTCACAAAGCGAAAATCCCCACTATTGCCAATCTTAAGCCTTTACACCATCTGACTACATATTCAGAATTCTCAAAATTCATCAGATTTTTTGCTTCTTGTATGCCTGAACAACAACAGAATGCTTGTCAATTTCAAGATGAAGAGATTTTCACGAAATATCGACACCTTATTACAAAAGATACATATATAGTTGGATTAGATGATAATGAAGAGCCAGTGCTTTCTTCTTGGGCAGAAATTCCACATCGCCTTATTGCAGGTTTGCCCGGCTCAGGAAAAACTAATTTTCTAAATTGGATTGTGTTCCAATTCCTATTTGTTAACCCACGAAGGAAAATCTATATTTCTGATTTCGGTGGTGTTGACTTCCAATACTTACAAGACCTTAACTTAAATGTTGAGATTGTAGATGAGCTTGACGACTGTGTTGATTTCGTAGAGAAAATTCACCAAGAAGAGTATGAAAGACGTTTAGGCTTAATGAAGCAGTATAAGGTCTCAAATATTAAATCTCTGGAACAAGAAGGAGTGGATATCGACAGAACGCTATGGATTATCGACGAAGCGGCAGATATCGCCGATGCCCAATACAAGGTCAAGGGAACAATTGAGAAACGCTTAAAAGAATATGCCCGTAAAGGACGAAAATACGGAATCCAAGTTTTGTATTGCACACAGCGTCCCACTACTGAAGTTGTCTCTAAACAAGTGACAGACCAGTGCGAAGAAAAAAACATTTTTAGAGTTTCCCCCGATGCCAGTCAGCGTATGCTTAATGATGCGATCGCCGGAACGATTACGCCAGATCAACGCGGGCGATGTTGGCTAGATGGTCACGCTGGCAGAATGTTTGTAAATGTACCAAAAATAGAGAAGCCAGAGGGTAGTACCATTGCAGTAGAAGATACTCTTTGGAGACACTTCATCAAGTAG
- a CDS encoding deaminase codes for MSLSEEIASFRVNLARTLSCLYTIHQASEDLLESSAEEISLKLAKLQDLLSEVSDCHQSSVNYLVDIDQQWGSGQFSKSSKVNRSNHQSAALKSNKKKKIDELQSLVDYREKMGFPVAGSEEDNATVTKLQIGDKTYFGVNSSRNPNRRKITLRVNFISRTHAEADVFQQAFDAGVRSDYVKLVVDRDPCRACGLRGGIKGMARQLGVKTLEIISPSGRQIIQIT; via the coding sequence ATGTCTCTATCAGAAGAAATTGCAAGTTTTCGAGTAAATTTAGCTAGAACATTATCTTGCCTTTATACAATTCATCAGGCTTCGGAGGATTTACTAGAGTCTTCAGCAGAGGAAATTTCGTTAAAACTCGCTAAACTTCAGGATTTGTTATCAGAAGTTTCTGACTGTCATCAGTCATCAGTTAACTACCTTGTAGACATTGACCAACAGTGGGGAAGCGGACAGTTCTCGAAATCTTCTAAAGTGAACCGTAGCAATCATCAAAGTGCTGCTTTAAAGTCTAATAAAAAGAAGAAAATCGACGAGTTGCAATCTCTTGTAGACTACCGAGAGAAAATGGGTTTTCCAGTAGCAGGTAGCGAAGAAGATAATGCCACAGTTACTAAGTTACAAATAGGAGACAAGACTTACTTTGGCGTTAACTCCAGCCGAAATCCAAATCGCCGGAAGATTACATTAAGAGTCAATTTCATCTCCCGTACCCATGCCGAAGCAGATGTCTTCCAACAAGCTTTTGATGCTGGAGTACGAAGTGATTATGTAAAATTAGTGGTAGATCGTGATCCTTGCCGAGCCTGCGGTTTGAGGGGTGGCATCAAGGGAATGGCAAGACAACTAGGAGTCAAAACCCTCGAAATTATTAGTCCCAGCGGTCGTCAAATTATTCAAATAACTTGA
- a CDS encoding Imm1 family immunity protein, protein MFISYFSFENWQGNRNDLVTKAVENWSDIETEIRRLNAKTQTLVTLETEDEVHMAIGGGQGQYVAYVALADESFHNIIDPSKSEREVNVMVGGQESPYPEKQCVALETVLQAAKTFAESGQMDKTVVWEEDLALELV, encoded by the coding sequence ATGTTTATCTCCTACTTCTCATTTGAAAATTGGCAAGGTAACAGAAACGATTTAGTGACGAAAGCAGTAGAAAACTGGTCAGACATTGAAACGGAAATCCGTCGCCTCAATGCGAAAACACAAACCTTAGTCACGCTGGAAACCGAAGACGAAGTACATATGGCAATTGGTGGGGGTCAAGGACAGTATGTCGCTTATGTTGCCCTAGCAGACGAAAGTTTTCACAACATCATTGATCCATCTAAATCAGAGCGCGAAGTGAACGTCATGGTTGGCGGGCAAGAAAGTCCATATCCAGAAAAACAATGTGTTGCTCTTGAAACTGTTTTGCAAGCTGCCAAAACCTTTGCAGAAAGTGGACAGATGGATAAAACCGTAGTTTGGGAAGAAGATCTCGCCCTTGAGTTAGTTTAG